In Clostridia bacterium, one genomic interval encodes:
- a CDS encoding AbrB/MazE/SpoVT family DNA-binding domain-containing protein, with product MKSTGIVRKVDELGRVVIPIELRRTLGIDEKDALEIYVDHEKIILKKYEPACVFCGNAEDIHVFKGKNVCTRCAKAMYEAV from the coding sequence ATGAAATCAACAGGCATTGTCAGAAAAGTGGACGAGCTTGGGCGCGTGGTAATTCCCATCGAGCTCCGTAGAACCCTAGGCATCGACGAAAAAGATGCCCTGGAAATCTATGTTGACCACGAAAAAATCATTCTTAAAAAATATGAGCCTGCTTGCGTCTTTTGTGGAAATGCGGAAGACATTCACGTCTTTAAAGGCAAGAATGTCTGCACCCGCTGCGCCAAAGCTATGTACGAAGCAGTGTAG